GGAGTAGAACCATGGGAGTGCTCGCAGTCGGCTCAGTGGCGCTCGACAGCGTCAAGACCCCTTTCGGTAATATCGAGGACGCGCTTGGCGGATCCGCCACCTTTTTCTCTATTGCGGCGTCCTATTTCACAGACGTTTCAATAGTCGCCGTCGCGGGCAGCGACTTCCCCGCGGAGCACATGGAATTGTTTAAATCCTGTGGCATAGACACGACGGGGCTTACCGTCGAAGACGGGGAAACCTTTCGCTGGTCCGGTGTGTACGGTTACGACCTGAACGACCGCGAAACCATCGATACCCGGCTCAACGTGTTCGAACGGTTTTGCCCTGTCCTCCCTGAGAGCGGGGTGAACAGCGAGTTTCTTTTCCTGGCCAACATCGACCCGGATCTTCAGAATTTTGTGCTGAAGCAGGTGACAGCTCCGCGCCTGGTGGCGTGTGATACCATGAATTTCTGGATCGAGGGGAAGAAAGCGGCGCTGCTCGATATCATGAAGCGCGTTGACATGATGATACTGAACGACTACGAATGCAGAGAGCTCGCCGGGGAGCCGAACCTGATCACAGCGTCGCGTGCGATCCTCGGAATGGGCCCATCTACCGCCATCGTCAAGAAAGGCGAGCACGGGGTGTTGATGACTACTTCAAAAGATTTCTTCAGCGCTCCGGCGTATCCCTGTGAGTCGGTTTTCGACCCGACCGGCGCGGGCGATTCGTTCGCCGGCGGGTTCATGGGTCACCTCGCCGCCACCGGCGACACTTCCGCGCAGAACATCAGACGCGCCGTGATCTATGGAACGGTCATGGCATCATTCTGTGTCGAGCGATTTAGTGTCGGCGGCATGACAGGGCTCAACCGCTCCGATATCGAGCGACGCTTTCACACGCTGAAACAGCTCTCCCACTTCGAGCCGTAAGGGGAAGACGAATGTTTCCCGGCAGAAAGATCAGAATCGCGAGAATCTTCGGGATCGAAATAGAGATCAATCCGACGTGGCTGATAATCTTCCTGCTGGTCGGGTATTCACTTGGTGAGACGATGCGCGACGCGTCGGAAAGTACGCACCCCGGCAGGTTTCCCGCGGGGCCATGGCCGTGGATATTCGGCTTCGGCACGGCTCTGATCTTTTTCGCCTGCTTGCTGGCGCACGAACTTTCACACAGTTACATCGCCAGGCGCAACGGGGTGAACATCAGGCGCATCACACTGTTTCTTTTCGGTGGCGTCGCTGAGATGAGCGAGGACGTCTCCGATCCGGGGATCGAGTTTCGCATGGCTGTAGTCGGCCCACTCATGACTTTCTTTCTGACAGGCGTCTTCTATTTGATTTTCAGAATCATAGAAGCGAACCCCAACAGCAGCCAGACGTGGCTTGTCCCACTGTATCTTCTTGTCTATATCAATCTGTTCGTCGGTGTGTTCAACTTGCTGCCCGGATTCCCGCTCGATGGCGGGCGTATATTCCGGGCCATTCTCTGGAAGATCACCGGAGATGTAAAAATGGCCACCAGAGTGGCAAGCTACTGTGGGGAAGGGATCGCCGTGTTGATGGGGGCACTCGGCGCTTACCTCCTGTTTCGCGATTCTCTGTTGAGCGGCGTCTGGCTTATGCTGGTCGCAGCGTTTATCTTTCAACTTTCCCGCGTGTCATACCGGCAGACTTTGTTCAAGTTGGCTATCGCGGATAAGTTGGTGGGCGACCTGGCGCTCGAGGAACCTCCGATAATCGACGATAGCGCGACGCTTGCGATTCTGGCGAATTACTTTAGCGTCTACAATCTACCGGCTTTACCGATCGTCGACGGCACAGGCAAAATCCTGGGCTTCGTCAGCCGGGACGATCTCGAGAGCGTGAACCCGTCCGAGCGGGATCTGCTTTCCGCCCGCCGCCTGATCAGTCCGCTCAAAGAGGAACATGTGATCGGATTTGATATGCCGCTCGAGCAGGCCATACACCGCGCCTCGCGCGCGGATCAGATATTTGTGATCATAAACGGCGAGCGCGTCCTGGGCATTCTATCAGGGGATGATCTCATGCGATATGCTTTTGACATGGCGCGAACCTGATTTTTGCCGGCCCACCAGATGACGTGGAATTACGGAAAACAACATGGAAATCGAAGTCAAAGCAGCCACAATCCTGCTCGACAAGGCAAACCCGAAGCTTGATTCGACCACCTTCAGCCTCGAGGTGGCCGATGGCGCTACTGTCCGTGAACTTCTCGAGATGCTCTGTCTTCCGGCAGGGCTCGTCGGCTCCGTTACGATCAACAAGAAACGG
The nucleotide sequence above comes from Candidatus Anoxymicrobium japonicum. Encoded proteins:
- a CDS encoding sugar kinase encodes the protein MGVLAVGSVALDSVKTPFGNIEDALGGSATFFSIAASYFTDVSIVAVAGSDFPAEHMELFKSCGIDTTGLTVEDGETFRWSGVYGYDLNDRETIDTRLNVFERFCPVLPESGVNSEFLFLANIDPDLQNFVLKQVTAPRLVACDTMNFWIEGKKAALLDIMKRVDMMILNDYECRELAGEPNLITASRAILGMGPSTAIVKKGEHGVLMTTSKDFFSAPAYPCESVFDPTGAGDSFAGGFMGHLAATGDTSAQNIRRAVIYGTVMASFCVERFSVGGMTGLNRSDIERRFHTLKQLSHFEP